The Mycobacterium sp. 3519A genome contains a region encoding:
- a CDS encoding YihY/virulence factor BrkB family protein yields MSDQSQPLPVPPSRHHIGHIVRRTLSKSWDDSIFSESAQAAFWCALSLPPLLLGMLGSLAYIAPLFGPDTLPTIQEQLISTAGRFFSRNVVSEIIAPTVHDIVRGARGEVVSLGFVISLWAGSSAISAFVDSITEAHDQTPLRHPVRQRFYALGLYVVMLVGAIVSAPFLALGPRKVAEYLPDSWDNALAYGYYPVMFLGLVLAVNVLYRVSLPKPLPSHRLLIGSVLAAVVFLIATFGLRVYLTWITSTGYTYGALATPIAFLLFAFFLGFAIMLGAELNAAIEEEWPAPVTHAKRFRWWLEEKAESLNGNGAMPARPAATTASAADEAP; encoded by the coding sequence ATGAGTGACCAGTCACAGCCGCTACCGGTACCGCCGTCCCGTCACCACATCGGTCATATCGTTCGGCGGACGTTGTCGAAAAGCTGGGACGATTCGATCTTCTCGGAGTCCGCGCAGGCGGCGTTCTGGTGTGCGCTGTCCCTGCCTCCCCTGCTGTTGGGGATGCTTGGGAGCCTGGCGTACATCGCGCCGCTGTTCGGCCCTGACACGCTGCCGACCATTCAGGAGCAGCTGATCAGCACGGCGGGCAGGTTCTTCTCGCGCAACGTCGTCAGCGAGATCATCGCGCCCACCGTGCACGACATCGTCAGGGGTGCCCGTGGCGAGGTGGTCTCTCTCGGGTTCGTCATCTCGTTGTGGGCGGGCTCGTCGGCGATCTCCGCGTTCGTCGACTCGATCACCGAGGCACACGATCAGACACCGCTGCGGCATCCGGTGCGGCAGCGGTTCTACGCGCTCGGCCTGTACGTGGTGATGCTCGTCGGCGCGATCGTGTCGGCCCCGTTCCTCGCTCTCGGGCCGCGCAAGGTCGCCGAGTACCTCCCTGACAGCTGGGACAACGCGCTGGCGTACGGCTACTACCCGGTGATGTTCTTGGGCCTGGTGTTGGCCGTGAACGTCCTCTACCGGGTGTCGCTGCCCAAGCCGCTGCCCTCGCATCGGCTGCTCATCGGGTCGGTGCTCGCCGCGGTGGTGTTTCTGATCGCCACCTTCGGGCTGCGGGTCTATCTGACCTGGATCACCAGCACCGGCTACACCTACGGCGCGCTCGCGACGCCGATCGCGTTCCTGTTGTTCGCCTTCTTCCTCGGGTTCGCGATCATGCTCGGCGCCGAACTCAACGCGGCGATCGAGGAGGAGTGGCCCGCGCCGGTCACCCACGCCAAGCGGTTCCGGTGGTGGCTGGAGGAGAAGGCCGAGTCGCTCAACGGCAATGGCGCCATGCCCGCACGGCCCGCGGCGACGACGGCGTCGGCGGCCGACGAAGCTCCCTAG
- a CDS encoding DUF952 domain-containing protein, producing MQTAPGVLVHLCSNDDWEVGQRLGALRPESLETVGFVHLSAPEQVHLPANRLYAGRTDLVLLRIDAARLSSPVRWEPGVPTDPAGMVFPHLYGELPVHAVINVTPYVPDETGRFGALTG from the coding sequence ATGCAAACCGCTCCCGGCGTCCTGGTCCACCTGTGCAGCAACGATGACTGGGAGGTCGGACAGCGGTTAGGCGCGCTGCGTCCGGAGTCGCTGGAAACGGTCGGTTTCGTCCATCTGTCGGCGCCTGAGCAGGTGCATCTGCCGGCCAACCGGCTCTACGCCGGTCGCACCGATCTGGTGCTGTTGCGCATCGACGCGGCACGGCTGTCCTCTCCGGTTCGCTGGGAGCCTGGTGTCCCGACCGATCCTGCTGGCATGGTGTTCCCTCATCTGTACGGAGAATTACCCGTTCACGCTGTGATAAACGTCACGCCCTACGTGCCGGACGAAACCGGCCGGTTTGGGGCGCTAACGGGTTAG
- a CDS encoding RidA family protein, whose translation MTQRQTVASGTEYESFVGYSRAVRTGPYIAVAGTTGAGPDAATQARDALRRIGIALQEAGASLTDVVRTRMYVTDIALWREVGAVHAEFFGDIRPVTTMVEVSALIAQDLMVEIEADAYVDR comes from the coding sequence ATGACGCAGCGCCAAACGGTGGCCTCCGGCACGGAGTACGAGTCGTTCGTCGGCTACTCGCGCGCGGTCCGCACGGGCCCGTACATCGCGGTGGCAGGCACCACCGGAGCGGGCCCGGATGCCGCCACTCAGGCACGAGATGCGTTGCGCCGCATCGGCATTGCGCTGCAGGAGGCCGGCGCGTCGCTGACCGACGTGGTCCGCACCCGGATGTACGTCACCGACATCGCGCTGTGGCGGGAGGTCGGCGCGGTGCACGCCGAGTTCTTCGGCGACATCCGCCCGGTCACCACCATGGTGGAGGTGTCGGCGCTCATCGCCCAGGACCTGATGGTCGAGATCGAGGCCGATGCGTACGTGGACCGCTAA
- a CDS encoding LLM class F420-dependent oxidoreductase, with translation MTRPIRIAAQIPPAATPTYAAWRDTILRAEDLGTDAILGYDHFLVPAVTGRDKNGRPITDPNPPVQNNFEAWTALASWAEITSRAELGLLVGGAGFRNPDLVADMARTIDHISGGRLILGLGAGWYEPDYTEYGYEYGTVSSRHELFIDALERIENRLPNLMPPPLRKIPVLIGGGGEKKTIPAAARFADIWHTGGELDLFVRKTAILAAEAAKIGRDDTEIERAVSWVSTETADGYADAGATMFTVSVFGSPDGYDLAELKAALAWRDSRG, from the coding sequence ATGACACGACCGATCCGCATCGCCGCCCAGATTCCGCCCGCCGCGACACCCACCTACGCGGCGTGGCGCGACACCATCCTGCGCGCGGAAGACCTGGGCACCGACGCCATCCTCGGCTACGACCACTTCCTGGTCCCCGCGGTCACCGGTCGAGACAAGAACGGGCGGCCCATCACCGACCCGAACCCGCCGGTGCAGAACAACTTCGAGGCCTGGACCGCGCTGGCGTCCTGGGCGGAGATCACCAGTCGCGCCGAACTGGGCCTGCTGGTCGGCGGCGCGGGATTCCGCAATCCCGACCTGGTCGCCGACATGGCCCGCACCATCGACCACATCAGCGGCGGCCGCCTTATCCTCGGTCTCGGCGCCGGGTGGTACGAACCGGACTACACCGAATACGGCTACGAGTACGGCACGGTGTCGTCGCGACACGAGTTGTTCATCGATGCGCTCGAGCGCATCGAGAACCGGTTACCCAACCTGATGCCGCCGCCGCTGCGCAAGATTCCGGTGTTGATCGGCGGCGGCGGCGAGAAGAAGACGATCCCGGCCGCCGCACGGTTCGCCGACATCTGGCACACCGGCGGCGAATTGGACCTGTTCGTGCGCAAGACCGCGATCCTCGCCGCAGAGGCCGCCAAGATCGGACGCGACGACACCGAGATCGAACGCGCCGTGTCGTGGGTCAGCACCGAGACAGCGGACGGCTACGCCGATGCCGGCGCCACGATGTTCACCGTGTCGGTGTTCGGTTCGCCGGACGGATACGACCTGGCGGAGTTGAAAGCCGCTCTGGCGTGGCGTGATTCGCGGGGCTGA
- a CDS encoding methyltransferase, with translation MIPPVPVVRALNAVRSATQQLSRLLAPGAVNTLELLTGGWTTQAIYVAVKLGIPDQLADGALSATEVARRVGTDTDATYRLMRALASRGVFRHRADNTFKLTSIGKALRTGTPGSVRDFALFFGHPLRWEDWGNLLYSVQTGKPSVDMLRGMPFFEYVETDPDLASAFNNAMTAGSEFAIYAVLAAYDFSGFRRIVDVGGGHGRLLAMILSKATAARGVLFDLPAVVDGAGGELTKAGVAARCEVVGGSFFDSVPDGGDAYLMKQILHDWSDDDALKILSNIRSAIPASGKLLLLESVLPERSTSDLGLMIDLEMLIAVGGRERTQAEWEKLLARAGFRLDRVVHTANPISIVEAVPI, from the coding sequence ATGATCCCGCCCGTTCCGGTTGTCCGCGCCCTCAACGCGGTTCGCTCCGCCACCCAGCAGTTGAGTCGTCTACTCGCGCCTGGAGCGGTCAACACGCTCGAATTGCTGACCGGCGGATGGACCACGCAGGCGATCTACGTCGCGGTGAAACTCGGCATCCCGGACCAGTTGGCCGACGGTGCACTGTCGGCGACCGAAGTGGCCCGCCGTGTGGGCACCGACACCGATGCGACCTACCGGTTGATGCGTGCGCTGGCATCGCGCGGTGTGTTTCGGCACCGCGCCGACAACACCTTCAAGCTGACGTCGATCGGCAAGGCGCTGAGGACGGGCACCCCCGGTTCGGTGCGTGACTTCGCGTTGTTCTTCGGCCATCCGCTGCGCTGGGAGGACTGGGGCAACCTGCTGTACTCGGTGCAGACCGGCAAGCCGTCGGTGGACATGCTGCGCGGCATGCCGTTCTTCGAATACGTCGAAACCGACCCGGATCTCGCGTCGGCGTTCAACAACGCGATGACGGCGGGCAGCGAATTCGCCATCTACGCGGTGCTCGCGGCCTACGACTTCAGCGGCTTCCGCCGCATCGTCGACGTCGGCGGCGGGCACGGCAGGCTGCTCGCGATGATCCTGTCGAAGGCGACGGCCGCCCGCGGCGTGCTCTTCGACCTGCCCGCCGTGGTGGACGGCGCCGGAGGAGAACTCACCAAGGCGGGTGTCGCCGCGCGCTGCGAGGTGGTCGGCGGTTCGTTCTTCGACTCGGTGCCCGACGGCGGCGACGCATATCTGATGAAGCAGATCCTGCACGACTGGAGCGACGACGACGCACTGAAGATCCTGTCCAACATCCGCAGCGCAATCCCAGCCAGCGGCAAGCTGCTGCTGTTGGAAAGCGTTCTGCCGGAACGCTCCACCTCAGATCTGGGCTTGATGATCGATCTCGAGATGCTGATCGCCGTCGGCGGCAGGGAACGCACTCAGGCCGAATGGGAGAAGCTGTTGGCCCGGGCCGGATTCCGGCTGGACCGCGTCGTGCACACGGCCAATCCGATATCGATCGTCGAAGCCGTCCCGATCTGA
- a CDS encoding RNA polymerase sigma factor, which produces MAATKARPATDEPVKRTATKAPAKKTAVKSANGAAPAKRATKAAKATKAPAKAAKAKADGPAPRTRAKKATSPEGTVDEDLTEEIESDDDLEAEPGEDLEDADLDLEDLEVDDEAGEEEAADDDSAEEGAEPKAAAAKGAAATEDDEIAEPSEKDKASGDFVWDEEESEALRQARKDAELTASADSVRAYLKQIGKVALLNAEEEVELAKRIEAGLYATQLMAELAEKGEKLPAAQRRDMMWICRDGDRAKNHLLEANLRLVVSLAKRYTGRGMAFLDLIQEGNLGLIRAVEKFDYTKGYKFSTYATWWIRQAITRAMADQARTIRIPVHMVEVINKLGRIQRELLQDLGREPTPEELAKEMDITPEKVLEIQQYAREPISLDQTIGDEGDSQLGDFIEDSEAVVAVDAVSFTLLQDQLQSVLETLSEREAGVVRLRFGLTDGQPRTLDEIGQVYGVTRERIRQIESKTMSKLRHPSRSQVLRDYLD; this is translated from the coding sequence GTGGCAGCGACAAAGGCACGCCCGGCAACCGATGAGCCGGTGAAGCGCACCGCTACCAAGGCCCCCGCCAAAAAGACCGCGGTGAAGTCGGCCAATGGCGCTGCGCCCGCGAAGCGGGCCACCAAGGCCGCGAAGGCCACCAAGGCGCCCGCCAAGGCTGCCAAGGCCAAGGCCGACGGTCCGGCCCCGCGTACTCGCGCCAAGAAGGCCACTTCGCCCGAGGGCACTGTCGACGAAGATCTCACCGAAGAGATCGAGAGCGACGACGATCTCGAGGCCGAGCCCGGCGAGGACCTCGAGGACGCGGATCTCGACCTGGAGGACCTCGAGGTCGACGACGAGGCAGGCGAAGAGGAAGCCGCCGACGACGACAGCGCCGAGGAAGGGGCGGAGCCCAAGGCCGCTGCCGCCAAGGGCGCTGCGGCGACCGAGGACGACGAGATCGCCGAGCCCAGCGAGAAGGACAAGGCCTCCGGCGACTTCGTCTGGGACGAAGAGGAGTCCGAGGCGCTGCGGCAGGCCCGCAAGGACGCCGAGCTCACCGCATCGGCCGACTCGGTGCGCGCGTACCTCAAGCAGATCGGCAAGGTCGCGCTGCTCAACGCCGAGGAAGAAGTCGAGCTGGCCAAGCGCATCGAAGCGGGCCTGTACGCCACCCAGCTGATGGCCGAGCTGGCCGAAAAGGGCGAGAAGCTGCCCGCTGCGCAGCGCCGCGACATGATGTGGATCTGCCGCGACGGCGACCGCGCCAAGAACCACCTGCTCGAAGCCAACCTGCGTCTGGTGGTGTCGCTGGCCAAGCGCTACACCGGCCGCGGCATGGCGTTCCTGGACCTCATCCAGGAAGGCAACCTCGGCCTGATCCGTGCGGTCGAAAAGTTCGACTACACAAAGGGTTACAAGTTCTCCACCTACGCCACCTGGTGGATCCGGCAGGCGATCACCCGCGCGATGGCCGACCAGGCCCGCACCATCCGCATCCCGGTGCACATGGTCGAGGTGATCAACAAGCTCGGCCGCATCCAGCGTGAGCTGCTGCAGGATCTGGGTCGCGAACCCACTCCCGAAGAGCTGGCCAAGGAGATGGACATCACGCCGGAGAAGGTGCTGGAGATCCAGCAGTACGCGCGTGAGCCGATCTCGCTGGACCAGACCATCGGCGACGAAGGCGATTCGCAGCTGGGCGATTTCATCGAGGACTCCGAGGCGGTTGTCGCGGTCGACGCGGTGAGCTTCACGCTGCTTCAGGATCAGCTGCAGTCGGTGCTCGAGACGCTGTCCGAGCGCGAAGCCGGCGTGGTGCGGTTGCGGTTCGGCCTCACCGACGGTCAGCCGCGCACGCTCGACGAGATCGGTCAGGTGTACGGCGTCACCCGTGAGCGGATCCGGCAGATCGAGTCGAAGACGATGTCAAAGTTGCGCCACCCCAGCCGTTCTCAGGTGCTGCGCGACTACCTGGACTAG
- the ppgK gene encoding polyphosphate--glucose phosphotransferase has translation MTATEPAAADPSTNGGGAQRRGFGIDVGGSGVKGGIVDLDTGKLIGDRFKLETPQPATPDSVAKTVAAVVKEFGWTEKLGVTYPGVITDGIVRTAANVDKRWLGVNVREAFASALDGQQVTVLNDADAAGLAEEKFGAGRDNSGVIVLLTFGTGIGSAVIHNGVLLPNTEFGHIEVGGKEAEHRAASSIKEKKGWSYERWTKEVTSVLIAIENAIWPDLFIAGGGISRKADKWIPLLKNRTPVVAAALQNTAGIVGAAMAADVDVTATAK, from the coding sequence ATGACCGCGACCGAACCAGCCGCCGCCGACCCCAGCACCAACGGCGGTGGCGCCCAACGCCGAGGATTCGGCATCGACGTCGGCGGAAGCGGGGTCAAGGGCGGCATCGTCGACCTGGACACCGGGAAGTTGATCGGCGACCGCTTCAAGTTGGAGACCCCGCAACCGGCGACTCCGGATTCGGTCGCCAAGACCGTCGCCGCGGTGGTCAAGGAATTCGGCTGGACCGAGAAACTCGGCGTCACCTATCCCGGCGTCATCACCGACGGCATCGTGCGCACGGCGGCCAACGTCGACAAGCGCTGGCTCGGGGTGAATGTGCGGGAAGCATTCGCGTCCGCGCTCGATGGCCAACAGGTCACGGTGCTCAACGACGCGGACGCCGCCGGCCTTGCCGAGGAGAAGTTCGGCGCGGGCAGGGACAACTCCGGGGTGATCGTGCTGCTCACCTTCGGCACCGGGATCGGTTCCGCGGTCATCCACAACGGCGTGCTGCTGCCGAACACCGAGTTCGGTCATATCGAGGTCGGCGGTAAAGAGGCCGAACACCGCGCGGCGTCGTCGATCAAGGAAAAGAAGGGCTGGAGCTACGAGCGCTGGACAAAAGAGGTGACCAGCGTGCTCATTGCAATCGAAAACGCGATCTGGCCCGACCTGTTCATCGCGGGCGGCGGCATCAGCCGCAAGGCCGACAAGTGGATTCCGCTGTTGAAGAACCGGACGCCCGTGGTGGCCGCCGCACTGCAGAACACCGCTGGCATCGTCGGCGCTGCGATGGCCGCTGACGTCGACGTCACCGCTACCGCCAAGTAG
- a CDS encoding inositol monophosphatase family protein, protein MCCDGRVTENDTDFLELRSVAERLAGEAADFVRRRRVEVFGNPAPDAAATVRTKSTPTDPVTVVDTETERLLRDRLAELRPGEDILGEEEGGATGLRKGLTWVLDPIDGTVNFVYGLPQYAVSVGVLRDGTPIAGAVADVPGKTLFSAARGHGARMLRDGVTTPLRSSAAVDLSMSLIGTGFSYAPDQRARQAQVLARLLPAVRDVRRMGSAALDLCMVGAGQLDGYYEDGVHLWDWAAGALVAAEAGAVMRLPTADGSSGFIAAAAPGIADALMAALGDPF, encoded by the coding sequence ATGTGCTGCGATGGACGAGTGACGGAAAATGACACCGATTTCCTTGAGTTGCGCTCGGTCGCGGAGCGATTGGCGGGGGAGGCCGCCGACTTCGTCCGCCGCCGCCGCGTCGAGGTGTTCGGAAATCCTGCGCCCGACGCCGCTGCCACCGTGCGGACCAAGAGCACACCCACCGACCCTGTCACCGTCGTCGACACCGAAACCGAGCGACTGCTGCGCGACCGGTTGGCAGAACTGCGTCCCGGTGAGGACATCCTCGGTGAGGAGGAAGGCGGTGCGACCGGCTTACGGAAGGGTCTGACCTGGGTGCTCGACCCGATCGACGGCACGGTGAACTTCGTCTACGGCCTGCCTCAGTACGCGGTGTCGGTGGGGGTGCTGCGCGACGGCACCCCGATCGCGGGGGCGGTGGCCGATGTTCCCGGCAAGACGCTGTTCTCGGCGGCGCGGGGGCACGGCGCGCGAATGCTGCGCGACGGCGTGACCACCCCGCTGAGGTCGAGCGCGGCCGTGGACCTGTCAATGTCGTTGATAGGCACCGGGTTCTCGTACGCACCGGACCAACGGGCGCGTCAGGCCCAGGTGCTGGCCAGGCTGCTGCCCGCGGTGCGCGATGTGCGACGGATGGGCTCGGCCGCGCTGGATCTGTGCATGGTCGGGGCGGGCCAACTCGACGGCTACTACGAGGACGGCGTGCACTTGTGGGACTGGGCGGCGGGCGCGCTGGTCGCCGCCGAGGCCGGCGCGGTCATGCGGCTACCCACCGCCGACGGCTCGAGCGGCTTCATCGCGGCCGCCGCGCCCGGTATCGCCGACGCGCTGATGGCCGCCCTCGGTGATCCGTTCTGA
- the cei gene encoding envelope integrity protein Cei, translating to MVAQITEGTAFDKRGRPFRRRNYLPGILLFVALAVVTLLVWVMALSRPPDIREATVCNPPPPADPSAPAPQLGEQVTRADMTDVTPAKLADAKIRVLNASGQGGQAAEVAGELRDLGFADPAAANDTVYVKARLECQGQIRFGPSGRAAAAAVWLVAPCTELFQDQRTDNTVDLAIGTEFTELTHSDDIDAVLASLRPDATQAADPALLKKIHSAAC from the coding sequence GTGGTCGCGCAAATCACCGAGGGCACCGCGTTCGACAAACGCGGTCGACCGTTCCGCCGGCGTAATTACCTGCCCGGGATATTGCTGTTCGTCGCCCTCGCGGTGGTGACGCTGTTGGTCTGGGTGATGGCGCTGAGCCGACCGCCGGACATCCGCGAAGCCACGGTCTGCAATCCGCCGCCGCCCGCTGATCCGTCGGCCCCCGCGCCGCAGCTCGGTGAGCAGGTCACGCGCGCCGATATGACCGATGTGACGCCCGCCAAGCTGGCCGACGCCAAGATCCGCGTCCTCAACGCCAGCGGCCAGGGCGGCCAGGCCGCCGAGGTGGCGGGCGAACTTCGCGACCTCGGCTTCGCCGACCCGGCCGCGGCCAACGACACCGTGTACGTCAAGGCGCGGCTGGAATGTCAGGGGCAGATCCGGTTCGGTCCGTCCGGGCGCGCCGCCGCCGCGGCGGTGTGGCTGGTGGCTCCGTGCACCGAGCTGTTCCAGGATCAGCGCACCGACAACACCGTCGACCTGGCGATCGGCACCGAGTTCACCGAGCTGACCCACAGCGACGACATCGACGCGGTGCTGGCCAGCCTGCGCCCCGACGCCACCCAGGCCGCGGACCCGGCGCTGCTGAAGAAGATCCACTCGGCTGCCTGCTGA
- a CDS encoding DUF4193 domain-containing protein — translation MATDYDAPRRTETDDVSEDSLEELKARRNEAQSAVVDVDESESAESFELPGADLSGEELSVRVIPKQADEFTCSSCFLVHHRSRLASEKNGVMICTDCAA, via the coding sequence ATGGCTACCGATTACGACGCCCCGCGGCGCACCGAGACCGACGACGTTTCCGAGGATTCGCTCGAGGAACTGAAGGCGCGGCGTAACGAGGCCCAGTCCGCGGTTGTGGACGTCGACGAGTCCGAATCCGCCGAATCCTTCGAGCTGCCGGGCGCCGATCTGTCCGGCGAGGAATTGTCTGTGCGGGTGATCCCGAAGCAGGCCGACGAGTTCACATGCTCGAGCTGTTTTCTGGTGCATCACCGCAGCAGGCTGGCCAGCGAGAAGAACGGCGTGATGATCTGCACCGACTGCGCGGCCTGA
- a CDS encoding DUF3093 domain-containing protein: protein MSDTRATAQTVRYRERLRVPWWWWPPGFGLAALIALEVNQGVQSLPNWVPFAVLLPVAAVLLLWFGRIEVKVVSTDGETELWAGGAHLPVSVITRSAEVPKTAKSAALGRQLDPAAYVVHRAWVGPMVLLVLDDPDDPTPYWLVSCRHPDRVLAALRA from the coding sequence GTGTCCGACACGCGCGCCACGGCGCAAACTGTGCGCTACCGCGAACGGTTGCGCGTGCCCTGGTGGTGGTGGCCACCCGGCTTCGGCCTCGCCGCGTTGATCGCGCTCGAGGTCAATCAGGGCGTGCAATCGCTGCCCAACTGGGTGCCGTTCGCCGTTTTGCTGCCCGTCGCCGCGGTCCTGCTGCTGTGGTTCGGCAGGATCGAGGTCAAGGTGGTCAGCACCGACGGCGAGACCGAGTTGTGGGCCGGCGGTGCGCACCTGCCCGTCAGCGTGATCACGCGGTCGGCCGAAGTGCCCAAGACCGCCAAGTCGGCCGCGCTGGGCCGACAGCTGGACCCCGCCGCTTATGTGGTGCACCGGGCATGGGTCGGCCCCATGGTTCTTCTTGTCCTCGATGATCCCGACGATCCGACGCCGTACTGGTTGGTGAGCTGCCGTCATCCCGACCGAGTGCTGGCCGCGCTGCGCGCTTGA